One Leptolyngbya subtilissima AS-A7 genomic window, AGATTTTTATCTCGGCGGGCCACGGCGGCTTTGAGAATGGGGTGGTAGACCCCGGTGCCGTGCTGCCCAACACCACCGAAGCGGCGGAGATGATTCAGATTCGCGATTTGGTGGTGGCTGAGCTCAGGTCGCGCCAGCTAGCCGTGCTGTCTGTGCCCGATGACCTCAGCGCCGCCGCAACCCTAGCCTGGATCAACGCCCGCTGTCGCCCTGAGGATGTGGCCATCGAAATCCATGCCGGGGTCTACAGTGACCCAGCGGTGAGGGGTTCGGCAGTGTTTTATATTGCTAAAAACGACACGCGCCGCACCCATGCTGAGATTGTGCTGCTGGCTCTGCTGCGCCGCATACCCCAGGTGCCTAGCCGAGGCGTTAAGCCCGACACCGAATCGCCGACGGGTCTGTTGCCCTTTTGTCGCAACTTGGGCTGCCCTTCGCTGCTAATGGAGGTGGGTTACCTGAGCAATCCCCAAGATTTGGCCGTCATTCAGCGGCAGCGGCGCGATGTGGCCCTGGGTGTTGCCGATGGGCTGGCCTCCTGGAGCCGGGCGGTAGGCAGCGGTACCCCCACTGCGCCTGGGAGCAACCTGCCCGAAATTCGCATTAACCTCAACGGCGGGATTTACCCAGAGACCGGCATCATCGTCAACGGCAATGCCTACGTGCCCGTCGACATTGCCGACTTGCTGGGGGTAGACGCGACCAGTTCTCCCAACATCACCCGCATTCGCTACGCCAACGTGGTCTACATCAAAGCGGTGGATCTGCAAAACTACAACGTGACGGTGACCTGGGATGCAGCGAGCCGCACGATTCGGCTGCGATCGCGCACGGGCACTCAATTTTGCCCTGGCTCGATGGATCGCATCATGGGCAACGGCAGCACGTCGGATACACAGTTGACCCTGTTTTTGCAGAGCGTCAACCAGGGTGCCGTCAATACCTACCGCGACCTGCCCAAGCTCTACCGAGAAGAAGCGGCGATCGAAGGGGTCAACCACGACATTGCCTTTTGCCAAATGCTGGTCGAAACCAACTCCCTCAACTTTGGCGGCAGCCTCAACCCGGCCCAAAACAACTTTGGCGGCATTGGTTCACCCACGGGCGGGCCAGAGGGGTCATCGTTCCCCAGCGCTCGGGTGGGGGTGCGGGCGCAGATTCAGCACCTCAAGGCCTACGCTAGCCTCGACCCCCTGGTGCAGCGCCAGGTCGATCCTCGCTTTTTGTTTGTGGTGCGGGGAGTTGCCCCCCTAGTGGATCAGCTCAGCGGCCGCTGGAGCGCCGACCCAGAATATGGCCGCAAAATTATGGCCTTTCTGCGAAGGCTTTACGAGCCTATCGTGCCGCCCTAAGCGACCAGTTTGATCGCTGTCCCTTTTGGGGCAACTTGTATGTACCGAGATCGTCACAGGGATGATTGGATCCTAATGTGCCGGGCTGAGCCATCGGTGATACCGTAAAAAGCGCTGTCCGGTGATCCCACACGTTCTCTACGTTTTGCCGCAACCGATGACTTTACTTCGCCAACCCCTGTTTGGGCTGCTGCTCAGCCGCTCCCGAGGCTTTCTTAAACATGGCATTAGCCTATCGGTGCTGTGGTGGCTGGCGACGCTGCCGGTGCAGGCGGCGGTCGAAATGCGGGTAGCTGTGGGCG contains:
- the tftA gene encoding hormogonium tapered terminus morphoprotein TftA, translating into MAQIFISAGHGGFENGVVDPGAVLPNTTEAAEMIQIRDLVVAELRSRQLAVLSVPDDLSAAATLAWINARCRPEDVAIEIHAGVYSDPAVRGSAVFYIAKNDTRRTHAEIVLLALLRRIPQVPSRGVKPDTESPTGLLPFCRNLGCPSLLMEVGYLSNPQDLAVIQRQRRDVALGVADGLASWSRAVGSGTPTAPGSNLPEIRINLNGGIYPETGIIVNGNAYVPVDIADLLGVDATSSPNITRIRYANVVYIKAVDLQNYNVTVTWDAASRTIRLRSRTGTQFCPGSMDRIMGNGSTSDTQLTLFLQSVNQGAVNTYRDLPKLYREEAAIEGVNHDIAFCQMLVETNSLNFGGSLNPAQNNFGGIGSPTGGPEGSSFPSARVGVRAQIQHLKAYASLDPLVQRQVDPRFLFVVRGVAPLVDQLSGRWSADPEYGRKIMAFLRRLYEPIVPP